The Desulfohalovibrio reitneri genome contains a region encoding:
- a CDS encoding N-acetylneuraminate synthase family protein, with amino-acid sequence MSASTIHIGNRSIGDGNPCFITAEAGATHDGLKRAKEYASMAAKAGVDAVKFQILDPDRLVADRNQLFTYEVLVDRETGATETVSEPLYDILSRRCLSADEWREVKAHCDTLDLAFFATVGFEDEVELVGELGCDSIKIASADVNHFPLIRLAARTGAVIQLDTGNASIGEVEAAVDVCLAEGNDRIIVHNCPSGYPAHLDSINLRMIPTLKKMFGLPVAFSDHTPGHDMDVAALALGANLLEKTLTHDRTTRSVEHYFSLEPTDLETFVRTIRTVERALGEPRRYMTPEERARRDAVRRSAFLAEDAAAGTLLAEAPIIFRRPGYGIQPDVFERLAGGKLARDLPAGHMLALEDVA; translated from the coding sequence TTGAGCGCATCAACCATCCATATTGGCAACCGGTCCATAGGCGACGGCAACCCCTGTTTCATCACCGCCGAGGCGGGAGCCACCCATGATGGCTTGAAGCGGGCCAAGGAGTACGCCTCCATGGCGGCGAAGGCGGGCGTGGACGCGGTCAAGTTCCAGATTCTGGACCCGGACCGGCTGGTGGCCGACAGGAACCAGCTTTTCACCTACGAGGTGCTGGTGGACCGTGAGACCGGGGCCACCGAGACCGTGTCCGAGCCGCTGTACGACATTCTCAGCCGCCGCTGCCTCAGTGCTGACGAATGGCGCGAGGTCAAGGCGCACTGCGATACCCTGGACCTGGCTTTTTTCGCCACCGTGGGCTTCGAGGACGAGGTGGAGCTCGTGGGCGAACTCGGCTGCGATTCCATCAAGATCGCCTCGGCCGACGTCAACCATTTCCCGCTCATCCGCCTGGCCGCGCGCACCGGGGCGGTCATCCAGCTTGACACGGGCAACGCCTCCATCGGCGAGGTGGAGGCGGCCGTGGACGTGTGCCTGGCCGAAGGCAACGACCGTATTATCGTTCACAACTGTCCGTCCGGCTACCCCGCGCACTTGGACTCCATCAACCTACGTATGATCCCCACACTCAAAAAGATGTTCGGCCTGCCAGTTGCGTTTTCGGATCACACGCCGGGACACGACATGGATGTAGCCGCACTCGCCCTTGGGGCGAACCTGCTGGAAAAAACCCTGACCCACGACCGCACAACCCGCAGCGTGGAGCACTATTTCAGCCTGGAGCCTACGGACCTGGAAACGTTCGTACGCACCATCCGCACCGTGGAGCGCGCCCTGGGCGAGCCGCGCAGGTACATGACCCCGGAGGAGCGCGCTCGCAGGGACGCGGTGCGGCGCAGCGCCTTTTTGGCGGAGGACGCCGCGGCGGGCACTTTGCTGGCCGAGGCGCCGATCATCTTCCGCCGTCCGGGGTACGGCATCCAGCCGGACGTCTTTGAGCGGCTGGCAGGCGGCAAGCTGGCGCGCGACCTGCCCGCCGGGCACATGCTCGCGCTGGAGGACGTCGCCTGA
- a CDS encoding cytidylyltransferase domain-containing protein, giving the protein MRVLAVIPARGGSKRFPRKNVAPFLGRPILAYTVEAARASGCFERVILSTDDQDIAAAGREAGAMIHDRPAELATDTARAADVCAHLLKEEERLGRDFDVVCCLFPTAPLRGAGDIRAVVNLVVPGVHDYAMAVTGFHYPAWQALKPGEDGALHPMFPEIIDKSSQAVGPLYVDNGSTYAVTARVMRRDKTFNGPAIRGHVMPRERSVDIDLPEDLELAEFYAAKTGIAAQDE; this is encoded by the coding sequence ATGCGCGTGTTGGCCGTGATACCCGCGCGCGGGGGGTCCAAGCGGTTCCCGCGCAAGAACGTGGCCCCGTTCCTGGGCAGGCCCATCCTTGCCTATACCGTGGAGGCGGCCCGCGCCAGCGGCTGCTTCGAGCGCGTGATCCTGTCCACGGACGACCAGGATATCGCCGCGGCCGGACGCGAGGCGGGGGCGATGATCCACGATCGGCCGGCGGAATTGGCCACGGACACGGCCCGAGCCGCGGACGTGTGCGCGCACCTGTTGAAAGAGGAGGAGCGCCTTGGACGGGACTTTGATGTGGTCTGCTGTCTGTTTCCCACGGCTCCCCTGCGCGGGGCCGGGGACATTCGCGCCGTGGTGAATCTGGTGGTCCCCGGTGTCCACGACTATGCCATGGCCGTGACCGGCTTCCACTATCCGGCGTGGCAGGCGCTCAAGCCCGGGGAGGACGGCGCGCTGCACCCCATGTTTCCGGAGATCATCGACAAGAGTTCCCAGGCCGTCGGGCCGCTGTACGTGGACAACGGCTCCACCTACGCCGTCACGGCCCGGGTCATGCGCCGGGACAAGACATTCAACGGGCCGGCCATCCGCGGCCACGTCATGCCGCGCGAACGCAGCGTGGACATCGACCTGCCCGAGGATCTGGAACTGGCCGAATTCTATGCGGCAAAGACCGGCATAGCCGCCCAGGACGAATGA